A stretch of the Aegilops tauschii subsp. strangulata cultivar AL8/78 chromosome 4, Aet v6.0, whole genome shotgun sequence genome encodes the following:
- the LOC109758839 gene encoding glutathione reductase, chloroplastic: MATTAALPFSCATTLQTLTRTLSPRRSLLIHRHRLRSLAAAASPRLPDRARPRLRRPVSASAAPNGSSSAGEYDYDLFTIGAGSGGVRASRFASTLYGARAAICEMPFSTISADDLGGLGGTCVLRGCVPKKLLVYASKFSHEFEESHGFGWAYDTDPKHDWSTLIANKNTELQRLVGIYKNILKNANVDLIEGRGKVVDPHTVSVDGKLYTAKNILIAVGGRPSMPDIPGIEHVIDSDAALDLPSKPEKIAIVGGGYIALEFAGIFNGLKSDVHVFIRQPKVLRGFDEEVRDFVAEQMSLRGITFHTEHSPQAITKSNDGLLSLKTNKETIGGFSHVMFATGRKPNTKNLGLEEVGVKMDKKGAIVVDEYSRTSVDSIWAVGDVTDRINLTPVALMEGGAFAKTLFGDEPTKPEYRAVPAAVFSQPPIGQVGLTEEQAIEEYGDVDVYLSNFRPLRATLSGLPDRVLMKLIVCATTNKVVGVHMCGDDAPEIIQGIAIGVKAGLTKQDFDVTVGVHPTSAEEFVTMRSPTRKVRRKTAAEAESKDEVVAQK, translated from the exons ATGGCGACAACCGCGGCCCTCCCCTTCTCCTGCGCCACCACCCTCCAGACCCTGACCCGGACCCTCTCCCCGCGCCGCTCCCTCCTCATCCACCGCCACCGCCTCcgctccctcgccgccgccgcctccccgcggCTCCCGGACCGCGCCCGcccccgcctccgccgccccgtctcggcctccgccgcgcccAACGGGTCCTCCTCCGCGGGGGAGTACGACTACGACCTCTTCACCATCGGCGCCGGGAGCGGCGGCGTGCGGGCCTCGCGCTTCGCCTCCACCCTCTACGGCGCCCGCGCCGCCATCTGCGAGATGCCCTTCTCCACCATCTCCGCGGACGACCTCGGCGGCCTCGGGGGGAC ATGTGTGCTTCGTGGGTGCGTTCCAAAGAAACTGTTAGTGTATGCATCCAAGTTCTCTCATGAGTTTGAAGAGTCTCATGGCTTTGGATGGGCGTATGATACTGATCCAAAGCATGACTGGAGCACTCTGATAGCCAACAAAAATACAGAGCTGCAACGCCTAGTTGGCATTTACAAAAATATTTTAAAGAACGCAAACGTCGATCTAATTGAAGGCCGTGGAAAG GTGGTTGATCCACATACTGTTAGTGTGGATGGCAAGCTCTACACTGCTAAGAACATACTTATAGCTGTTGGTGGTCGACCATCGATGCCAGATATCCCAGGAATAGAGCATGTTATAGATTCCGATGCTGCACTAGATCTGCCATCAAAACCTGAGAAAATTGCAATAGTGGGAGGTGGATATATTGCCTTGGAGTTTGCTGGCATTTTTAATGGCTTAAAAAGTGACGTTCATGTGTTTATTCGGCAACCGAAAGTTTTAAGAGGGTTTGATGAGGAG GTCAGAGATTTCGTTGCTGAACAGATGTCTTTAAGGGGTATCACATTTCATACTGAACATAGTCCTCAAGCTATAACTAAATCAAATGATGGTTTACTATCTCTGAAGACAAACAAAGAAACTATTGGTGGGTTTTCACATGTAATGTTCGCGACAGGTCGTAAACCGAATACGAAG AACCTCGGACTGGAGGAGGTTGGGGTTAAAATGGACAAGAAGGGGGCTATAGTG GTTGATGAGTATTCTCGAACCTCAGTGGATTCAATTTGGGCTGTTGGAGATGTTACTGATAGGATCAACTTGACTCCGGTTGCACTGATGGAAGGTGGAGCATTTGCGAAAACTTTATTCGGTGATGAACCGACCAAACCAGAGTACAG AGCTGTACCAGCTGCTGTTTTCTCCCAACCACCCATTGGGCAAGTTGGCCTTACCGAGGAGCAG GCTATTGAAGAGTATGGAGATGTTGATGTCTACTTGTCAAACTTCAGACCTCTTAGAGCCACTCTTTCTGGATTACCTGATCGTGTACTAATGAAGCTCATTGTGTGTGCTACTACGAACAAAGTTGTAGGAGTGCATATGTGCGGTGATGATGCACCTGAGATAATCCAG GGAATTGCAATTGGTGTTAAAGCCGGGTTAACGAAGCAAGATTTTGATGTCACTGTTGGCGTTCACCCAACATCTGCAGAGGAATTTGTCACTATGAGGAGTCCAACTAGAAAAGTTCGAAGAAAAACTGCAGCTGAG GCAGAGTCTAAGGATGAGGTCGTCGCTCAGAAGTAG